The sequence ATATTTAACCctttaaatataacattttattaattttgtgcAGTGACAAAGTGCAAATAACTATGTTTTTAAGACCCCCGCTGAGCaggatttaataaaaaaataaataaataaaactgaagtcAACGCTTCAGGAGCgccttatttttttccacccGCATTCCgtgaagacccgccctactctgcctctgattggctagtagtTGTTGCCTTTTCGTGTGTGTGAATTAGGGAttagagccaatcagaggcagagtagagCGGGTTTTCGCAGAATGCGGGTGCTTCCGGAGCAGCTCACCCCCTCGTGTGCGCATGCGTTTGCATTCACCGGGGTACACAATGGAGTCGGACATACATAGACGACATAGACATGACTGGCTTCGATACTGAAAGCCCCAACAATTTTGAAATCAGTGCTCTGTAGATTATGAAATAACGGCGGAGGGTAGTGGCAGTGACGCCGTCCACAGGGGACTTTCCTTGAAATTGAAAGAGTGCCGAGTAGGTTAGCTGCCGGGGTTCACCTGCTCTGACTGTcctctgcatgtttttacatgtctTTGTCTGAAAGAGCAGAGAAATACAAACCGTCCGGTGAGTTACCTCAAAATTCGACCTTGTAATTTAACCAGAGGGACTGTCAGTTAAACATTTAAGGCCACCAGAGTGATTATAAAGAAAAGGCCTGTAACGCACTAGCAGTTGTAAATCACGTAGTTATAGCTAACATGAAATCTTACGTAGCTAATAAACGTTACACATTCGGGGCTATAATTATCAAGAGCTATGATAAAGTAGTCCctatatttttctgtctcttacATCATGGGAGACTAACATTGTATTTATACTAttagtgtgtttttacagaATTATAGCTTCCAGCCACACTTGTCTTTTTCCCCTTCATGCGAACATGATGTGATATAATGGGCTTtgtggctgtttttgtttttgagttcaatttttattgtcattagaCATTGCCTGAGCTCATGCATGACGTAAACAGTGCCGGGGAGGGGGCAATTTAGCACAAGAAATATACATGATTGCATAAACTATAATTAAATGTTGGCACTGTGTCTATAATTAACGTGAACCATTAAAAATTTAATGACAGGATACTAGTTTGTGTTCATTGCCAGCTTCCCACCTTTCTAATATAAGGCTGTTGTGTTTATGATAAGCAGGCTGGTTGTGATAGGACGGTGGGACAGTCACAGGAGGGTGGAGTTGACCAaacagcacacagcagcaggctGCAGGCACAGTCATCATGCTACTGCTGCAGAGGGAACATGCTGTGAGAAAATGCTAATGCTGCTACTGTCTATATTTATCACCCTCAATTTACAGAATACCACCAAGGAAAATGTCAGAGGTCAACACAGGGAAGCGCAAGGAGAAGTGTGAGAACTGCACCAAACAGGTGAATTTCTGTTATTATCACTGTGTTgtctggggaaaaaaattatACATGCTGAATCTGCAGTGTTTCTTGctaatcatgatttttttttaatgtcacagtGCAACAAGAAACAGAGTGATGATGGTGTCAGCTCACAACAGGAGAGAGATGAAGTCAATGGACAGGTAATGTCTGTTTacttattaattttattatcagTTGATCTAGCAAAATCAATCCTCTTCAGGTTGTGTTTGGGCTCAACACCTAACATTGATGTCTACATTCCCCCCAGGTGAATGATGGATCCCAGCTGCTGCTGAGTGCCTGCCTGTCCTGTGATGGCTGTCTTTCAGAGGAGGAGAGCCTGAAGATCTCTCAGCAGAGCCTGGAGGAAGTGGAGCGAGTTCTGGCCCTCAACAAGGTACAATACATGATCTCTGAAACCTGAGAAAGTCAAGGAGTTGTCTTGTTGCACTTTGACAAATACCTTACATTCTATTAATCCCCATTGTTTCTCCGTCCCTGTCAGAAATGTGACGTGACGAAGCACAAGGTGCTGGTGGCGTCGGTGTGTCCGCAGTCCCTGCCTTTCTTTGCTGTGAAGTTTGGTCTGGACATCACTGAGGCCACCCATAAACTCTGCGGCTTCCTCAAGAGCCTGGGTGAGCTGTCATGAAGAAGTATTGAAGTGCATACATGTATTAGAGGTCATGCAGATTGTTTTTGGTTGTATGTGAGCATGTCATAAAGTCAAGATTTGTCCAGATCAGATGTAGGAATAACCAATTTccaacttttttaaaatcagaaatCAACTGATTTCACAtgatttcctcctgtttttaatttttttaattactctTAATTCCCATTTTCCCAtttaaaaatcttaaatttgtctttttgcaAACTTTAGAGACATTCCTTTATTGCTGGTGTGGAGAAACTACCACCTACTCATCGGTATCTATCATAGATGTTCGACATTTCTcccccacttctctctctctcactgtctctcttctctctgggTTTTCTCTTGCAGGAGCGCAGTATGTATTCGACACCACTCTGGCAGCAGGTTTCAGCATCTTGGAGAGTCAAAAGGAGTTTATTCAAAGGTATCGCAGGAGACACCACGACTCCCATGCCTTGCCCATGTTCACCTCCTCCTGCCCAGGTAaaatcctcttcctccttcagtCGTCTTTTTCATTACCCACCTGCCAGACTGATTTTCTGGCCTACTGAACTACCCTTTACTCAAACCTGCTGCTCGTCAGGCCCCTAGAGCTTGTTTTAGAAGTAGAGATAGCACTGGAGTGCTGGTAGGGAAAGATAGAAAGCTCTTCTTCCACCACTCCCTTCATCAGAGATATGAACAGCAAGAGTAAAGAACTATTTTGAACTCTCTTGTTTTCCTGCAAGGACCTATCATTGACATTTGCAATAAATGCCAGGGAAGTATTTAGTTCTCCAGAAATTTgacaaatgtgtatttttacaggAATCTGCCAAAAAGTGCTTCACAAGTtctatatttattacatttcatgGTAATTTTCATGTTGATTCTctgttcttttaaaaacaatattaaatcaaaaagcaatgaaatgtgactattttaaattctatgtatagtttttaaattttgccACAGTGTCTATCAGTGGAAAGTCTGAATTGGCTCTATCACCTTTAAAGAAATGTATGGGATATATCAATCACCGATGTTCAGTATAAGGcttgttatagtgtgtgtgtgtgcgcgcgcgtcCATGCGTGCATGCTTTTTTCGTGTAAATTTAACCTTATTTTACTGCACCATCTTGCTGTACATTTCCCTACAAAAAATTGTAAACATTTGAAACTGGACCGCAATAGGACAAGGATTCCTTTAACAATGtaacatctgtttgtgtgtgtgtgtgtgtgtgtgtgtgtgtgtgtgtgtgtgtgtgtgtgtgtgtgtgtctgtgtgtgtgtgtctgtgtctgtgtgtctgtgtctgtgtgtgtgtacagggtGGATTCGGTATGCAGAGCGTGTCCTGGGCAGTTTGGTCACCCCTCATATCTGCACAGCCAGGTCTCCCCAGCAGATCATGGGCTGTCTGGTCAAAGACTACTTCTCTAAACAGCAGGTGAGCATTTACTGTCACGGCTCACAGTCAAAGGTCTCTAGTTTGACGGCAGCACTGTTATTGGCAGTACTAACAGTTGTTGACACATTGGCAGTATTGGTAGGAGCTGGGGTTAATAGATGAAAAAGCTTGGGCagatgaaaaaataagaaactgtCATACAAACCAACTAGAAGAGTGCACCCAGAATGCAGATCTGCAGGTGTGTACAGTAAAGATGGCGGCGAAGATGACAAcggggatttattcatctcgtATCGTATAGTGTTTCCCCTGTAATAGTACAGGTCTGGCGaaccgccaggccaaaaaaaatatttttaaatgtcaaaaataatgccaaatacccattcattcagaaatcaatagcgtaGCGTAGTTCCCTTTAAGGAATAGGGTAGTGTGTaagtgagtgagagagcgagcggcagaaaagtgacagtgaatgtgagcagagtagaggaaaaggttagcagtaagttgtcgaTCTGGCAAtagatgtacagtacaaacTATGGCGTTTCAATTAATAAATGcagcagcttgtcaagaccaacaAAAGTCACATCTATTGTTTCGCCGACTGCTGAAAAAGCAagttagccccgaagttagcaacaacgacactaaacagagaaatacaaaatggagaaatgtgtggctgctaaCATTTACGTAGCTTGTGTATCAGTCACATACTGACATACTCTCCTGTCAGGCTCTGGGAAAccatcaaaattattttctctggcagttagcatttttcagactgtcttTTTGAGTTCCTCATCATTGTGACAGCAGTATTTCTTGGCTTGTTGACAGCTGATTCAGTCCATGGTCCATTTCTGCAGTCGCAAAACACTTTGGACTTTTCACTGAATTTATTGACTCCattgcagaaaaacatttagaaaCCCCTGTAGGTTAAACTCTGCTCAATACTCAGTTTTCAATATTCCAAAAGAATACACAAGGTTCTGCACAAGATCTGCCATAttatgttgttttccttttgccTCGTCTCCCAGCAGAAGCTGAGTCCAGAGAAGGTCTACCATGTGGTGGTGGCTCCCTGCTTTGATAAGAAGCTGGAGGCCGTCAGAGAGGAGTTTTACAACAGTCTGTTGGAGAGCAGGGATGTGGACTGTGTCCTCACCTCAGGTTCAATCCTCTTTATCTTTTACACTGCTTCCCTGGGCAAAATAGAGATGCAAATGCTTATTCAAGTTTATTTTGACCCCTTGGTAACTTTTACTACCTGGAGGTTTGGTGTCTCATACTGTAGGAAGATGGTGATTATATATCATTTTCTAAATGTGCACAGAACCTCCACAATCCCCTTTCCGCACATAGTAAAGGGTCTCTTAATGTGAAAAGAAAGTTGGAAGTGAGTGTGTATATACTTTACAATTGTATATGATAGCTTGTGTAATTTGTATTAATTGTTTCAGGGGAGATCTACTACCTGATGGAGCAGAAGAAGGTTTCAGTGGAGAAGCTGGACTCAGTTCCACTGGACCATATGTGAGTAGTCAACTACAGTGATTACATCAAAGTAAATAATCATGAGATATAATTCGAAAAATTAGATCTTTCAGGACAAGAAAGGGTGAAATCAGCAATAGAACTAAAACCATGAGTTGATCACAGAAAATTAAGCGgcagctgttttgataatcaatgaacCATTTGAGTCAATTTCCAGCAAAAGTACCAAATTTGTGCAACATTTGTTGGTTCCAGCCTTTCAGATATGACAATCTACTGCTTTTTTGTCTTGtatgattgtattttttgtgtttgcactGATGGCCAGACGAAGGAAGTCatttgtactgtatactgtatgtcactttGGATCAGATAACTTCTGgaactgttttctgacattttgtagacgattaatgattaatcaagaaactaattgacagattaatgaataatgaaaatgatctttAGTTGCAGTCTCAGTCAGCAAGTTTAGATGATTACCAGAGAAGCAATACACTGTAAGAAGCTTAATTATTCAGTATATGAATATTACTTTTGAATTTCAGTAATGTTTCAGTTTaagtaaaaaacacaactttgcATGTATTGATAATATTTGATACTACACATAAACTACagctggtgcagtgcatcaaatggtaacatttatgtttaacactgtacatggtcccaataaatacaataaaacagcaaTATAATACATTGCAAGAAGGTAGTTAATACATGCTTggatctttaaatgtttttgtggaGGCTGTGTCAGAGAGTTATAAAATCAACTCCAGTAATTCATAGGGTCCTACTTCatgctgttttttattgtaatggCTCCTGTTATTTCATCCATCCTCTAAATAGTTATTGGTGATTGTATATTTTCACTGAGTCATTGTCACAGTAGTCTGTGTTATCACTGCAGACTGGGAGAAGTTGGAGACGTGGCTCTGGTGAGGAACGAGGGCCGCGGTTCAGAAGGCTTCCTTGAACACGTGTTCAAACATGCTGCCAAAGAGCTCTTTGGTCTGGATGTCCATGAGATCACATACAAGACCCTCAGGTGAGAGACACTGAGACTATACAGCTTCCTAGGAAGTTCtgtcatccatccatttttttttttactcacctGTCTCATGTTGGTTTTGTAGGAACCGTGACTTCCAGGAAGTGACCCTGGAGCGTGACGGGGAAACGCTGCTGCAGTTTGCTGCCGTCTACGGTTTCAGAAACATCCAGACCCTTGTTCACCGCATGAGGAAGGGACGCGTGCCGTACCAGCTGGTGGAGGTGCTGTCCTGCCCAGGAGGTACAGTAATATCATTCCAGTTAtactctttgtttctgtttttcctgccaCTTCCACagtgttaacttttttttatctcaggGTGCTTGAGCGGCCGTGGACAGGCGGAGAGTGAGGCAGGAGGCCGGACGGATAAAACCCTGGTGCAGCAGATGGAGGAGACCTACAGCAGCCTGCCAGTCTGTCTCCCAGAGCTCAACCCCACCCTGCACACCCTTTATCAAGACTGGCTACAGGGCCAGGACTCCCCACAGGCCGGCACACTGCTGCACACCCAATACAGAAGTCAGAGTCAGAGCCACACACAGCCCCCGCACATGCAGtggtgagagagaggaaaacagatttAGTTTTAAGACGTGATGGAGGTGGAATGAGAGCTGCCTCTGGTTGGCTCCTGATTCTGTTTGGACCATCTCATCGTTCATGCTGGCACCATGAAGGACATGTAGAGGACCATGTTGCTCTACAGACCACTTAGTGAGAACTGAAAG is a genomic window of Thunnus maccoyii chromosome 20, fThuMac1.1, whole genome shotgun sequence containing:
- the narf gene encoding nuclear prelamin A recognition factor isoform X1; the encoded protein is MSEVNTGKRKEKCENCTKQCNKKQSDDGVSSQQERDEVNGQVNDGSQLLLSACLSCDGCLSEEESLKISQQSLEEVERVLALNKKCDVTKHKVLVASVCPQSLPFFAVKFGLDITEATHKLCGFLKSLGAQYVFDTTLAAGFSILESQKEFIQRYRRRHHDSHALPMFTSSCPGWIRYAERVLGSLVTPHICTARSPQQIMGCLVKDYFSKQQQKLSPEKVYHVVVAPCFDKKLEAVREEFYNSLLESRDVDCVLTSGEIYYLMEQKKVSVEKLDSVPLDHILGEVGDVALVRNEGRGSEGFLEHVFKHAAKELFGLDVHEITYKTLRNRDFQEVTLERDGETLLQFAAVYGFRNIQTLVHRMRKGRVPYQLVEVLSCPGGCLSGRGQAESEAGGRTDKTLVQQMEETYSSLPVCLPELNPTLHTLYQDWLQGQDSPQAGTLLHTQYRSQSQSHTQPPHMQW
- the narf gene encoding nuclear prelamin A recognition factor isoform X2; translated protein: MSEVNTGKRKEKCENCTKQCNKKQSDDGVSSQQERDEVNGQVNDGSQLLLSACLSCDGCLSEEESLKISQQSLEEVERVLALNKKCDVTKHKVLVASVCPQSLPFFAVKFGLDITEATHKLCGFLKSLGAQYVFDTTLAAGFSILESQKEFIQRYRRRHHDSHALPMFTSSCPGWIRYAERVLGSLVTPHICTARSPQQIMGCLVKDYFSKQQKLSPEKVYHVVVAPCFDKKLEAVREEFYNSLLESRDVDCVLTSGEIYYLMEQKKVSVEKLDSVPLDHILGEVGDVALVRNEGRGSEGFLEHVFKHAAKELFGLDVHEITYKTLRNRDFQEVTLERDGETLLQFAAVYGFRNIQTLVHRMRKGRVPYQLVEVLSCPGGCLSGRGQAESEAGGRTDKTLVQQMEETYSSLPVCLPELNPTLHTLYQDWLQGQDSPQAGTLLHTQYRSQSQSHTQPPHMQW